In the genome of Fusarium poae strain DAOMC 252244 chromosome 1, whole genome shotgun sequence, the window GGTTGACCCTCGGGGGGAGTGTCGACAAAGTTGAAGGGAGTTGACTTGTCTGTAGGAGGACTGAAGAAATTGAGTGTTGCTGTGACATCGCCACGAGGAATGGTTGATGAGATGGCCATTTTCAGGTTAGTAGTCTGATAGTATAAATGTATTGTATGAACAATCTTGTTGTAAGTGCTAGGATATCGATGCTATTCAAGATTGGATGCTTTGCTAGATGAGATGATTTCTGAAGCAAATCGCTTCTTACAGAGCTCTTTATACTTTGATCTGCACTCGCCAATGCCACCATCACAAGAGATGGATTTCAAATCACAAAGTGATGCAATTGACCATCCTGTACCAAATTTGGATGTCAAGTCGCGGACGTCTGAGCACGCCATTCTTCAAATGCATAACCGTTGGCTGCTCGTCAATAGGGAGGGCGTGGCGTACGTTATAATGTAGCGCTCGATTACTAAAGAGGCTTGATTACTgtacagacagacagacagacagggCGTTCTTTTGCAAATCTTGTAAGTGAGTACGTACATCTATACATTATAGTCTCTTTGGCCAATGAAAACGGCAAAATGAGTATGTCGGGAATTATGCGGATTTTATAAGAGCCAAGCTCGAGATGGACATTGCGCGGTTAAAGAAAACATTAGAGAGGCTGTTGTGTTTAATCAATCATGACAGTGATGATTTATTATATGCACGGCTGTCATACGATAcctagataataatattgaTCTACAGTGCAAGTGCCAGAATAATAAGCAGAGACTCTCGTTCCATCATCCTGGACCAATTGCTAAATTTAGCCCCCTTTTGCTCCATCGCTTGGTGGCCTAATTTCTTTCCTGTCATCGCGTCCATCTTGAGGGGAAGCTGGGCTGGGCTTGTTTTGCATCTACCGAGTCTCAGTAATTATCATTTATGAGTCCACGGATGTTGTTGTTTCCAATGTTACTCTAAGCTGTTCCCCCCCTGTTTTATCGTTGCTTCTATTGGAGGATCATCAATCATTCATGTCTCATCTTTTTCTCTGTTTCTacttctgtttctgtttaCCCCCAATTCTCACATGAGCCGGAACGGACAAACCGACTATGTAAAAAGACTTTTGTTCTCTATTCAATCTTGAGAGATGAAATCGCAATGCCGTCACCTGTCATTGTCAACTCTCAGCCTCCTCCGGCTCAGCCTCCACCGCAGTCCGGCGTATCGGGGGCCGGATCGGGATCCGCTGCGCCTCCGTCCTCGGACCAAAGCTTTACCGCCGCACGCCCGGGGCTTCCAGACCGGCGTGTCTCGGAGCACTCGGTCGAGGACGCCTACGTTGATTTCATTCTATTCTGCAATCCAGGAGTTTCTCTCTCCACAGACACGACCTGCTTACGCGAGGCCTTCCGCAACCCGCCTCGTAGCGGCGGCAAGTCCTTCAGCACGTTTGCCATCTACGAGCTGGTCCGCCAGTTCTACAGCGGCGATATACGCACCTGGACAGAGCTGACGACAAAGCTTGGAGTTGAGCCTCCGGACCCCAACAAAGAGGAGAGCGCACAAAAGGTGGCACAGTATGGAGTCAGGTTGAAGGTATGTGACATGTTTGGTCGGCGTCCCAAAGTATACCCACTAATAGGGCTGAGCTAGAAATGGATGAACTCCATGCACGTCAAGGCTTTTTTCGAGTATCTCATGGACATACCCAATGATTACTGGACAAGTATACCCACCGACAGCGATCCTACCAGCCAGCCCATACGGGATGGCGTGGCTCTCGAGGATGACATGGCCCTGAGGGCACTATTCCCACATATCCGGCCCAAGAGAGGTCGGAAGCGTCCAGTAGAAGATGACGCAGCCACTTCCCTATCTCCTGCGCCAACTCAGGCTCAGATCCAGGCCCATGGCCATAGCCATAGGTCTCACCTCGCCCCATCGTCAGCTGTTGACGGAGTAAGCGGTCCCATGTCAGCAGATCCATCGAGATTAACTGGTGCACCCTGGACACCAAGTGACATCCAACAAACTCCGCTGATCCGATGGCCACAGTCTGCTATTACACCAACGTCACGGAACTCTTTCTGGGACGATGCTCTTGAACCGCAGTCCGCTGTGACGCCGTCCAGACCGAAACTCGCTACCCAGCGAAGAGGTCCCAAGAATGTTTCTTCGGCTTGGCGACCTGGACTTGCCAACGGCAGCGTCAAACCAAGAGGAAGACCGCCAATGAATAGAACTCCCATAGATGTATCTCTGTCACCTTTTTCGGTTGGAACTACCACTACAGATGAAGTCGAGTCTGAACCTCTCGCCCCCATCCACATTCCGCCATTCTCAGTGGCTCCTAAAACAGATGACGGGCCGCCTGGAGGTCCCGTCTCGATCCCTTCGATTACATCACAGCCGCGTCTTATTCCACCGCGGCCTAGCCGGCCAAGTATATCTTTGACAGTTCCCGACCGGCCTTCTGGTAGTGTGAGGCTTGCAACTCCTCCTCCGCCagtcgtcgtcatcaacGGACAACCCAGTGAAACTCAACGTTACCCGCACCCAGTATACAGCGGCATCCCACCGTCACACTTCTCAAAAGCTACGCAAGAAGCCGCTGCAACGAGTCGACAGCGGGCTCAAAACGAAGAAGAAATGACACATCCCAAAGACGTCCCTCGGTTCTACTTTGAGAGACTCGAGGATCGGACGAACGTGGACGAAGTCATCGCATACATGATGCGCGGGTGTTTCGCAGCAATCTGGCTGGATGCTGAAGACAAACCGGCTCATACATGCACGACCCATGAAGCCATGGCCATCACCAACTGCATTCTCGAAGAGATGTACAAAACCGCTATATCACCCCAAGCCTTCCTGATCAACCTGG includes:
- a CDS encoding hypothetical protein (TransMembrane:1 (o547-566i)~BUSCO:13244at5125), giving the protein MPSPVIVNSQPPPAQPPPQSGVSGAGSGSAAPPSSDQSFTAARPGLPDRRVSEHSVEDAYVDFILFCNPGVSLSTDTTCLREAFRNPPRSGGKSFSTFAIYELVRQFYSGDIRTWTELTTKLGVEPPDPNKEESAQKVAQYGVRLKKWMNSMHVKAFFEYLMDIPNDYWTSIPTDSDPTSQPIRDGVALEDDMALRALFPHIRPKRGRKRPVEDDAATSLSPAPTQAQIQAHGHSHRSHLAPSSAVDGVSGPMSADPSRLTGAPWTPSDIQQTPLIRWPQSAITPTSRNSFWDDALEPQSAVTPSRPKLATQRRGPKNVSSAWRPGLANGSVKPRGRPPMNRTPIDVSLSPFSVGTTTTDEVESEPLAPIHIPPFSVAPKTDDGPPGGPVSIPSITSQPRLIPPRPSRPSISLTVPDRPSGSVRLATPPPPVVVINGQPSETQRYPHPVYSGIPPSHFSKATQEAAATSRQRAQNEEEMTHPKDVPRFYFERLEDRTNVDEVIAYMMRGCFAAIWLDAEDKPAHTCTTHEAMAITNCILEEMYKTAISPQAFLINLAAVTGGGYLLSGRSKIKRLGVIDGAMKYSCEWEYGFGHFRGTYHMEQIVPLELLEEQDASPEPPSEESGTKLSVDEWRAKYENLLMAMGEKDKKFMDLRTKVTDLLKQPPKK